The nucleotide window CACTTTCTTTGCAATGGTATCATGTGGACTCATAGCCTGAgacccactataacccccagatccttttctgcaataccCCTGGCTCGGCAGtccatttcccattctgtatttgtgcaactgattattctgGGAATCGATTCTGGGGTTGGTCTGAATTCCTGCCCCGTAACGTTTTGCACCCGAGCTCCTGGCACATGGAGCAGCCGCGCTCACGTGGCTGGGTCTGTGCTCAGGTGTGTGGGTGTGGCTGCAGTTACCCAGGTGCGCCTCAGCTCTGCAATACCTGCTAGACAGGTCTCAGCTCGCACGCCCAGGGCCTCGTTAGTGGGCGGCAGGTCTGTGCAGGTTAACAGGAAAAGCTGCTGTTAATATTCATGGTTTAAACAACAGCCACAGAGCCCAAAGGGGAAAATGCCTTTTAATTTTGTGGGGTGATACCCGGAGGTCTTGCTAGGCCTGGGAGTCagttgggggggggtggaaggatCCACCCCCGAGTGAGGCTTTATCCCTGCATTTTCCGCTGACAATTCTCGATCCAAACCACAAACGACTTGCAGCATTTATCCAGCTCCAAAGCACCCAATGGACATTAATTAACCCCGTCCAAGCCACCCAGCTTCCCTTCCCAGGGACAGGACACAACTGAAATAGAGACGCTGGGTGCTGAAGATCGAAATGCAGCTGGCAGAGCCAGCAGGAGGcatgagagcagggagactgcaggctggccgggggggagggtgtcttCGAAGGGGAATTCAGGTTCTTACAGGTCGGCTCTTCCCAGAGCTGCTGgagaaagcaggctgcatccTATTGGGTATAGAGCCGCATTTCCCCTGCCTTCATTCCCCTCCCTCGCTGCTCGGATCCCCTTTCCGCTTGGCTTGGTAAGTTTTCTGGGGATTATTTGGTTTCATTGCACAGCCTTGCTTCGTAGTCGGCTGCAGATGGCACTTTGAGAGGCGTTGGGACTCCCTGGCAGGTGCAGAGTGAGAAGGCTGGGTCCAGCTGTGCAAAACCCACTCCGGACGGGCAACCGgggctgggcccagagctgcAGACACGGGCTACACAGCCGCGCCCCGGAGCCCGTGGCGGAGTtcaaagggggaggggtgtggccaTTGGGCTGGGGATGGTTCTGACCCATCAGCTCAAGCTCTGCTTCCTTGTGTGTATGCAGCAGAAATCCACGCCTGCATCTCTCACACCCGGCGCTGGCCAGTAGAAAGAGGCACAGTGGGGCAGCCTGAACCAGAAGgcctgggttctaatccctgctttgccactgacttgttgcGTAACCCAGAGCCTGTCTTTCACCATTCTGCTTCCCCACGGGCCTCTCCTTCCCAGGGTGCTGGGGGACGCCGCTCTGCTAATGAATGCACGAAGCAGGCCGGGGAATTACACAGGTTTTTCCAGCCCCATTGCTACTTTGCGCTCTCCCTGTGCGGAGCAGGGACTGAGCACCGAGCCTTGCCATGGGGCCCTAGCTCAGCCATGGGGCCCTGACTGTCAGGCAGAGCCCTGCGCAGGACTGGGATCCCGCGGGTTTTGCAGGACCCACTGCCGTAATAGCAGGAGTGAGATTAAACCCGTGCAGGGCCCAAGCTGCTAGGCACCACCGCAGTGGGAAGAACCCATAACCACGGAGCCAGCCCCAGAGAATTCAGTTCAATGAGACTCGACGGGCAGGACAAACGCTGTCAGAGCACCAGGAAAAGCCAGATCTGCTCTGGTATCCGTCAGTCGCAGGCCCGGCCCCCCAGGACAGGGTTGTACATGAGGGGCTGGGCTTTGCCTCCCTCCGTCTGTCTTGTTCCGGAGGCTACGATCCTGGCATGCCACATTTTTAGTCGATTTCCCGGCAGAGGggcagggaaaaaaaacagtCACGGCAAGGTCACCAGATAATGTAGCTTTTGCTCCATCAACGTGCCCCAGAGCACAGTGGGGGTGCTGCAAGGTGAGACCTTGTGGGGGGAGGCTGGAgagtcagccccccccccccatgcagcgCCATGGcctctcccccaagccctgcactCTGCGGtccatagagtcatagattctctggccagaagggaccagctaGTCCTGGATCACGCAGCCCCAGAACCTCGCCCAGGGTTTGGCATCCAGACCAGCACTGCTGGCTGAGCTTCAGCTGCGGTTTGAGACAGGCACCCAGTCTTGATTCAGTGACTCCAGGGGACAGAGACCCCATCATAGTGGGTTAAAAGTTTGTGCCGTATTTCTAGGCTGAATGTATCGAGCTTCGGCTCCAGGCATTGGATCCTGCGATGCCTTGTTGTATTAAAGCAGTGCCcgcctgttctcagaaatctcttccccacgCGCGTACTCGCAGAGCGGGATCACCTCACCTCCGAACCAGCTCTTGGCTAAAGGGACGGAGCGCCATTCAGCTCGCACTGAGAGGCGGGTTTTACATCATTCCGGTAGCTCTTTTCTGCCCCCTTTCAGATCTGCCGGCGGCGGGATGGCGTCTCCGCTGGAACAGGCCCTCGCAGTGCTGGTGGGCACCTTCCACAAGTATTCCGGCAAGGAGGGGGACAGGTACAAGCTCAGCAAGGCGGAGATGAAGGAATTGCTCCTCACGGAGCTGCCCAGCTTTGTCGGGGTAAGCTGAGGGAAATGTGGGTGGGGGGACTCCGGGGCTGGACCACGGAGGCTCCGCCTGACACTCTCAGAGCCGACAGGTGTCAAGCAGCCAACATGGCTCCCAGGTAACAACAGTCACAGCTGATGTGGCACGTAGATCCATAGCTCTTCACAAAGGAAGTAtgatatggggaaactgagtcggGGCAGTGATTTCCTTAAGAGcatgcagcaggtcagtgataGAGCccggaatagaacccaggagtcctggctcccagctctgtgctgtaACCTCGACACgatccttcctcctccccatctaTCAGCCCATGGAGCCCGGCTTCATATTTGACCAGGGTCCGGGGGCCTAGCTGCTCAGGTTTCGCATTCGGCgcccgtgtctctctcctccccatgctgcagGACCAGGTGGATGAAAGTGACCTGAAGAAGCTGATGGGGAATCTGGATGCCAACGGGGACGAGGAGCTGGATTTCCAGGAGTACGCGGTGTTCCTGGCCCTCACCGCCGAGCTGTGCGACGAGTTCTTCCGGGAGTGTGCCGACGAGAGGAACCGGAAGATCTGAACCTGGAGCTGCCTGCCTGGCCGCTGTGTGTGTACGCGCGTGTTAGGGTCAGCGCACAGTAAAGATGCTTCAGCCAGAGGTTTCCCTTGTGTCTTGTGAGCAGGGGCTGGGATCGGGCCCCCAGTAGGCTTCCCTTTCGCCCTCATGACGCCCCTGGCTTCCCGCCTGACCCAGAGGCTGCTGACACAGAGATGCAACCCAGGGCCTTCCGGCAAACAGCCCGCCATGCCCATGAAACCTCCGTGGCAGGAAGAAAAAGGAGGGGGTTAAACCATGTGCTGGGCAGAAAATCCAAGTCTGATCCGACTCACAGGGATCTCACATGCCAGGCTGATCCTCAcactccctcccttcccagcaggcactcagatacccCAGTGACGGGCAGGGTATTGGGACCTGGCTAGAACAGCCGGTGCCAACCCCCCTGAacccgcctcccccagccccgctgggAACCTGAGCCCGAATGGGCGACTGGCTTGGTTTCGCAGACACATGGGGGGAGTAGGCGCCTGCTTGCCTGGGGTTAGGCTCGGGGCTTTGCTTGGAGGGGGCCATAGATTCATtgatgccaaggccagaagggaccgctgtGATCCTCTGGTCTGTGAAACCACTTCCTGCGTAGCTCCAGCCAGAGAACGGCCCCACAGGACTCCTAGAGCAGAGCGTTTTGGAAAACATCCCATCAGGATTcttaaattgtcagtgatggagaatcactcccccagccccggcccccgcccctTAGGAAATCGCCCCTCTGGGTAATTAGTCTCTCTCTGAAAAATGTACCCCTTATTCCCACTCTGAATGTGGCCAGCTTCAGACTCCAGCCCCGGGCTAGCGTTGGACCTTCCCTGTGTCTTTGCTCTCCCCGGGATGCAGCCGGGGCCCAAGAACTCACAAGGCCGAGCTCCACGTCCCCCCGGCTGCTCTGTTGGGTTCTGGGGCCGTTTGCAGAACACGGTGAGCAGCGCTGGAGGGACACTGCCCAATTCCGACCCGCCCCAGCCAGGGGTAGGGAACCTATTGCTCTTACACAACACCCTTCACCCCCCGAGGAGCTCTGAGGGCTGCAGGACACACAGCGCCACTGGCAGCAACCCCACCGCGCTGCACAATTGAGCGTGGGATTTTACGAGCCATGGAGAACAGGCAGAGCATTTTCCTGATTGTGCTAGGTGGGACTCACTGATTGATCTCAGCAGGGGGAGTCTGCACAGAGAGCGAGGGTTTCAAACTTCAGACCATGAGCCCCCCTCTCTGGCTTGGTGGAGTTATTATTATACAGAGCTAGGAACTTAGTTTTCTTGACCACTGGTCCCTTGCTGTAataaccactagaccctactctCTCCGAGTGCTGGAATGGATCCGAGTTCTCCAAACACCCCCTCCCCTTccgcagcatcagagctgggactggagccGTGCTGCACTGAGGAGGGGCTAGAAGGCGAGAAAGCTGGGAAGAAGTGCCAAGGGCCTTTTAGGGGAGGGGACATGCACCTGCTGCTGAAACCTGCCGGGAACCCGAGGATGGGAAGAGGACATGGGGGGCGGAATCTAGGGATGGAAGGCGAAGATGACATGTAGGGAACGGAGCTCCAGGGATAAGCTGCCCCGGCAAATGTCTGCCTCACTGTATAGCCATAACCCatcgcctcccccgcccccccgggatcTGTTACAGCCTTGTCTATCCAGCCCATCATTCAGCTCACAAGCTACTCAGGGCTCAGCCTGCacactccctgcagcccccgcGCGTATGGGTGCCCAGCGAGAACAAGAAAAGCAGAAGCAGAGAGAAAGTCCGGCTCCGCAGAGCTGCCGAGAGGGGCTTTTATTTCAGGAGAAGAGCCTTCAAAACAGTTAAGTctggtgcttaatttgtgccagacCTAAGCCCCGGCGCCTCTGGGCCTGGCGGATCGGAGCCCCGGTACCTCTTTCATTGCAAATTGAGCCCTGGCTAAGTTCCTGCGCAGCGTCAGGTGCCCTGATTGCAATGGGGCTAAGTTACAGGCTCCACCCAGTGCCTAGGACCTCCTCTTCCAACATTAGCAACCCCTCCACAAAGGAAAAAGGAGGCCCCCCCATAAGTCAGTTGATCATTTAAATCTCCTACAAGATGGGAAACTGACCACCCCCCTTCCTTCAGTCCTGCCCTATGGGGCTGCCTGCTCTGAATTAGCCAAGCTCCCCTGTCCCCTCCCGCCAATGCCCAGCCTCAGCTGAAAACCAGAGTAATTTACCACGGTCCTAGGTCCATGGTAAATTCACTCATCTACCTCGAGCAAGATCCTGCATGCAGTGAGAGAACCAGCTTTAAAGTCCTTCATTGAAATGCTGCACCCCAGAGACATCCGCCCAGGCTATTAATAAAGGCCTAAACCACAGACAAAGCCAGCCCTTCTCACTTTTGCCACAACTTCCCCAGCTCTGAAAATACTCAGATTTCTCAGTGCCTTTCCCTAACCCCTGAGCTGGTCTTTTATAACACAGCTGGCCTGTCCACTCCCCTGGGGGGACCAATCAGCTTCCCACATCAGGTAAGGAAATTGGCAACAGATTTAACATACTTCTTAATTGGGAGACCAGAttcaaactgggggtgggggggaaggggagagagagttgCTCTGCTAAAGTGATctttaaatcaattatttaaaggtaaaactgcaGACAAGATCCTCTCCCAGTGCGAGAAGCAGCTACGTTTCCAGAGAGGGCTGTACACAGCGGCAGGAATTTGTGCTGGTTTTCTGTTTATTTATGATGCATTATTTAAAGAGCTGGGGATTTAATTTGATGTTATTTTTTGTTTGCCAAGGGAGGGGGTAGTTTCATGGCCCTGCATTCTCCCGGTATTACACCAACCCTCTGAAGGTTTAATGACACTTCATTATGCAGCCCTGAACCGCCCTCTCAAAAGATGTGAAAAGCTCAGAAATCGCCAATGAGCTTTTTCCGTATCGCGATAATGTCTCTCTTAGCTTCCCAGTGTCTGCCTGCTGTTACCAGAGTAGCTGAACATCTCACAAGTTTTTGAAACTATTTATCTGGGaagttttaacaagtttacaaatccttggGGGTAAACACCAGAAACAAAACCATCACTGCCCCGGTGAGCTTTGTTATACAGGAATATAGTCGTGGGCTCTTCCGTTGCCCTGTTGCAGAATGAGTGGCATACGACACTTGGAACAGGCCGTTTGTTGTATCTCACGGTGGTTGATGTGTTTATCCGCACccccctgggcagcagggaagTGCTGGTCACCCCCGAAACGAGGCACAGAAAGTGGGGTCAGGAAGGTGCTTAGGCATGCAAGTTTCAGGTTTAGGGGCCTAAATCCAAGtcttggctccactgtgatccacagagCTCCCACTGAGCCTTGTAGGCACCTAAACCTACCCGGGCACCTAGGTTACTGCCTCTGGACCCCAGCCCCACCGCCTCTGTCTAGGAGTCTGGGCGCCCACGCCCAGAAAGGCCCATGGACCGGGAGCAGACAGGTGGTTGGCTGTCCCAGTTGTGTGCGGGGCCTGAGCTGGTAGGCGGGCTCCGGGCGCACCGCCTCGGTCAGGTCCTGTTCAGAAGTGGGCTGGAGGTGCAGCAGCCTGGGCCCATCTTATAACTTTTTGCCCTGTGGCAAGAGCACTCAAGTGGGATATGGGAGACACAGGTTCGATTCCCTCCTCCCCGCTagagggagagaaaggatttgaatggaggggaagggagagaagagctTTTACGCAGTAAATAAAGGAGTCCAGGACCCTCTCGGGAGCTCCTTGGGCCGAGGGATTCATGGAGTCACAGatggccagaggggaccattgtggAGATCTTGTCTGACCTCCGGGATAACACGGGATGGAGAGCTGCCCCCccataattcccagagcagagcgtTTAGACAGACGCCCAGCCTGGATTTCAAAACTGTCCGGGATGCTGCTCCAACAAGTGCGGCTCAGGGCATGGATTCGAAGGCAATTTGATGCAACTCTTGGGTGGATCTGGCTCGGGGCCATTTCCCAGACCTGCCTGCGATATTAACACCGATGCCTGGGAGAGCCCGTCTGAGTCTGAACCGGGAGCTGATAAAGCTGGTGGCTTCAGGACGGCTGTAAATACAGGCTAGCTCCTACCCACCCTACACGCCTGCTCACGCTTGGCTCTCCCGGACCCTTAACCTCTTTGTTCGTGTTGGTGAGTTTTGATCCTAAATGCTGCCATCTTTCCCAGAGGGGTTGGGCTTGGCTCCAGAGGTTGCTCCGATGTTCCAGCTGTGGGGCTGTGGATCCCAGGAAGCGATGATGGTGGAGGTTTCTGGTGCAATGGGCCTCCGTGTCTGCCCGCGTGTGCAGCAGCAGAGGGTGGTGCATag belongs to Natator depressus isolate rNatDep1 chromosome 24, rNatDep2.hap1, whole genome shotgun sequence and includes:
- the LOC141977057 gene encoding protein S100-A2-like produces the protein MASPLEQALAVLVGTFHKYSGKEGDRYKLSKAEMKELLLTELPSFVGDQVDESDLKKLMGNLDANGDEELDFQEYAVFLALTAELCDEFFRECADERNRKI